A window of the Deinococcus sp. KNUC1210 genome harbors these coding sequences:
- a CDS encoding PKD domain-containing protein, giving the protein MNEVFHHPPGLRQLLKFWRQLLAVWAMLMGLAAAQPICTVSVTPAAPQTFQAVRASVAGLSSGFTGPLTLDWGDGSSTPFTPAQAGNIAKPAPYSTSGTRTVSVLLSTRPLCTTTVSVSTAPVTFGVTPSSGPVTTTFVAAYSGLPFTTLYTLNWGDGTTQQISTPGSGSSSHTYAAPGIYTVTFGSFSAAPMTAIVTVTAPAQAPTLSVTPASAAVGQTVTASVTDAAGYSLDWGDGTPPFPPTARSRTATRQQAPTP; this is encoded by the coding sequence ATGAACGAGGTTTTCCACCATCCGCCGGGGCTGCGGCAGCTCCTGAAATTCTGGCGGCAACTCCTGGCTGTCTGGGCCATGCTCATGGGACTGGCAGCGGCCCAGCCGATCTGTACCGTCAGCGTGACGCCCGCTGCGCCGCAGACCTTTCAGGCGGTGCGGGCCAGCGTCGCGGGCCTGTCGTCCGGTTTTACCGGGCCGCTCACGCTCGACTGGGGCGACGGCAGCAGCACGCCGTTCACGCCCGCGCAGGCGGGAAATATTGCCAAGCCTGCGCCGTACAGCACCTCCGGCACCCGCACCGTCTCGGTGCTGCTGAGCACCCGTCCGCTGTGCACCACCACCGTCTCGGTCAGCACCGCGCCCGTCACCTTCGGCGTGACGCCTTCCAGCGGGCCGGTCACCACCACCTTCGTCGCTGCCTACAGCGGCCTGCCCTTCACCACGCTCTATACCCTGAACTGGGGTGACGGCACCACTCAGCAGATCAGCACGCCGGGATCGGGCAGCAGTTCGCACACCTACGCGGCGCCCGGCATCTACACCGTGACCTTCGGGTCGTTCAGCGCCGCGCCCATGACCGCCATCGTCACGGTCACGGCTCCGGCCCAGGCACCGACCCTGAGCGTGACCCCGGCAAGTGCGGCAGTCGGGCAGACCGTGACGGCGTCGGTGACGGACGCGGCCGGGTACTCGCTCGACTGGGGCGACGGTACTCCCCCGTTTCCACCAACGGCCCGCTCACGCACAGCTACGCGGCAGCAGGCACCTACACCGTGA
- a CDS encoding PKD domain-containing protein has translation MPLTHTYGVVGPLVIKVTLAGQAACLLPISVELPPASLSVDSQRAGTPSTITLSGLVNSAALTYVLDFGDGTPAQPVTAAQPTVKHVYQQSGTYPVQLRLNGQGGSSRVLAVGVAVIVPAVGTLDVASEVRFAAKPGQPLPTSGTPAPGSAEISQGVQAASVVKITAQGAGNVTLRWTWTATTPAPGSEAVTVLDQRVSALTAGLNTLTVPLPTTTPGLYTLKVEVLGDPADPKAAVPLVTVQPVKIVAVPPKVLVVGTGENQFRFTVTQVIYRDDVMKMPGGGAIAYNTVPTQYDPNNFWALLTPEQPIVIGAVPVPLTVQLAQKLKISQDGDTATLISGSFTAQTMPTGTGGGGNVTTVLGGLNGGSTLTTKADTKSPSFALPGLFPMQLKIGSVQFGTDGAFMVHPLLTSPDYSQTPVTDYLKALLKKYLQQQAPGTKPGLGPDDMRQELENAIFSPAVNWSVGAVGAGGQVGAPVLSPVAIPGGSVQAPGTSSGLLALGRSTGAGDPLLARQAVKRVATADLVPTGSGFGRYKGADLLAAAAAKGVQTDYGVTLTGGAKLTDQSSSASGQRVIVKVGGHVDLVATLGGAVDVGALDVILGKGQHDFLDFPRLELDNHGYVASARMVGGVSQASWPTPYGLAGGTQRLGSDSGVSVELANTEVPIYLDLNPVLSVQPQGYAQPGVGSSGTAGTLVNGTFQPSGGAAKLSSAINAFLTGPVADQSTLLRQTYSGAPDLVKVPDVGPTWQGLVWLADNVQADSVLNADPKNPEAGNPVKFSAPLKVAAPISFGLGGWNFNIDGDLAQGGGSAKINGWDWKTSHITIAMVRSNLIRSEQKGAVGPLPFIGGNVISGNIVGDDVTIDDAALTRAYGPDGSFTSSTVSYSAAKVAGSNQKIGTFSFGGTFDLTRVGSGLKLTCSSMHITPNLDALPYSTCNYAALKGNHNIAGTTFSVDNATLQRLSSTEGSLTLSGSALVGDTGGNGAITAPNSTFTLRASADDDKLTLQTGTISQQVQNGTDNGLNIKFPGKQSDLTGVGIAAVGAGVAGTANKELNFDSGELAVSDSLTMQVKGTFGHDGGKSYWYVLANGKVDPCLSVIPKTFEVCQVYGGLAYNLNWKQADGSLVQFSSLTTRPLPDSGLHLAVGVVGDVIDKQTVNLAGVVVINPQALSLDFGGDLYLLKPYAQGAPQARFGGTLGKSGFFLSACVGPAAPLPGSKLTCSNLQPLSLVDILSIQGRADLSVGYGGKTYFYLGTHNAPIQATVDLKLAKFTVNGYVMTGQLDGQGLPPIPGLKPATGVAAGAAVDYVYHESGSSSVLVCKAKWHFDAHLYSSVDSVYTVSPFQLAGDMKLGASASVGGSLCGVGGSVGAGIDLGASFLLNKDYGYVDGTAHVNISLPVVPDVDADFHVHVTVYGKEP, from the coding sequence ATGCCGCTGACCCATACCTACGGCGTGGTCGGGCCGCTGGTCATCAAGGTCACCCTGGCAGGACAGGCGGCGTGTCTGCTGCCCATCAGCGTCGAACTGCCGCCCGCGTCGCTGAGCGTGGATTCGCAGCGAGCCGGAACGCCCAGCACCATCACCCTCAGCGGTCTGGTGAACAGCGCTGCCCTAACCTACGTGCTGGACTTCGGAGACGGCACGCCCGCACAGCCGGTGACGGCAGCCCAGCCGACGGTGAAGCACGTGTATCAGCAGTCGGGCACCTACCCCGTACAGCTGCGGCTGAACGGACAGGGCGGCAGTTCGCGGGTGCTGGCAGTGGGCGTCGCGGTCATCGTTCCGGCGGTCGGCACGCTCGATGTCGCGAGTGAGGTGCGCTTTGCCGCCAAGCCCGGTCAGCCGCTGCCCACCAGCGGCACGCCTGCACCTGGCAGCGCCGAGATTTCCCAGGGCGTTCAGGCCGCGTCGGTGGTGAAAATCACCGCGCAGGGAGCGGGGAACGTCACGCTGCGCTGGACCTGGACAGCCACCACGCCTGCGCCTGGCAGCGAGGCCGTGACGGTTCTGGATCAGCGGGTGAGTGCGCTGACGGCTGGCCTCAACACCCTGACCGTGCCGCTGCCGACCACCACCCCTGGCCTGTACACCCTGAAGGTCGAGGTGCTGGGCGATCCGGCGGACCCGAAAGCGGCGGTGCCGCTGGTGACGGTGCAGCCCGTGAAGATCGTGGCCGTGCCGCCAAAAGTGCTGGTGGTCGGAACGGGTGAAAATCAGTTCCGCTTTACCGTCACGCAGGTCATCTACCGCGACGACGTGATGAAGATGCCCGGCGGCGGAGCCATCGCTTACAACACGGTTCCGACCCAGTACGATCCGAACAATTTCTGGGCGCTGCTGACACCCGAGCAGCCCATCGTCATCGGCGCGGTGCCAGTACCCCTGACGGTGCAGCTCGCGCAGAAACTCAAGATTTCGCAGGACGGCGACACCGCCACGCTCATCAGCGGCAGCTTCACGGCCCAGACCATGCCCACCGGCACGGGCGGCGGCGGCAACGTGACCACCGTGCTGGGCGGGCTGAACGGCGGCAGCACCCTCACCACCAAGGCCGACACCAAGAGTCCATCCTTCGCGCTTCCGGGGCTGTTTCCGATGCAGCTCAAAATCGGCAGCGTGCAGTTCGGCACGGATGGAGCCTTCATGGTGCATCCGCTCCTCACCTCGCCCGACTACTCGCAGACCCCCGTGACCGACTACCTCAAGGCGCTGCTCAAGAAGTACCTTCAGCAGCAGGCCCCCGGCACCAAGCCCGGCCTCGGCCCCGACGACATGCGCCAGGAGCTTGAAAACGCCATCTTCAGTCCGGCGGTGAACTGGAGCGTGGGAGCGGTGGGAGCAGGCGGTCAGGTGGGTGCCCCGGTGCTGAGTCCGGTGGCGATTCCTGGCGGCAGCGTGCAGGCTCCTGGCACGTCGTCCGGGCTGCTGGCGCTGGGCCGTTCGACGGGTGCAGGCGATCCGCTGCTGGCTCGCCAGGCTGTCAAACGCGTGGCGACCGCCGATCTCGTTCCGACCGGCAGCGGCTTCGGGCGCTACAAAGGCGCAGACCTGCTGGCCGCCGCCGCCGCGAAAGGCGTGCAGACCGATTACGGCGTGACCCTGACGGGCGGCGCGAAGCTGACCGACCAGAGCAGCTCGGCCAGCGGCCAGCGCGTCATCGTCAAAGTCGGGGGCCACGTCGATCTCGTGGCGACGCTGGGCGGCGCAGTGGATGTCGGTGCCCTCGACGTGATTCTGGGCAAAGGGCAGCACGATTTTCTCGATTTCCCCCGGCTGGAACTCGACAACCACGGTTACGTCGCGTCGGCCCGCATGGTCGGCGGCGTGAGTCAGGCGTCGTGGCCCACGCCCTACGGTCTGGCGGGCGGCACCCAGCGGCTCGGCAGCGATTCCGGCGTCAGCGTCGAACTGGCGAACACCGAGGTGCCGATCTACCTCGACCTGAATCCGGTTCTGAGCGTGCAGCCGCAGGGCTACGCACAGCCCGGTGTGGGTTCCAGCGGCACAGCGGGCACGCTGGTAAACGGCACGTTTCAGCCCTCAGGGGGGGCCGCCAAGCTCAGTTCGGCGATCAATGCCTTCCTGACCGGTCCGGTGGCCGACCAGAGCACCCTGCTGCGCCAGACCTACTCGGGTGCGCCGGATCTGGTGAAGGTGCCGGACGTCGGCCCGACGTGGCAGGGGCTGGTGTGGCTGGCCGACAACGTGCAGGCCGACAGCGTGCTGAACGCCGATCCCAAGAACCCCGAGGCTGGAAATCCGGTCAAGTTCAGCGCCCCGCTGAAGGTGGCGGCTCCGATCAGCTTCGGGCTGGGCGGCTGGAACTTCAATATCGACGGCGATCTGGCGCAGGGAGGCGGCAGCGCCAAGATCAACGGCTGGGACTGGAAGACCAGCCATATCACCATTGCGATGGTTCGCAGCAACCTGATCAGAAGCGAGCAGAAAGGTGCGGTGGGGCCGCTGCCCTTTATCGGCGGCAACGTCATCAGCGGGAACATCGTGGGCGACGACGTGACCATCGACGACGCCGCACTGACGCGGGCCTATGGTCCAGACGGCTCATTCACCTCCAGCACCGTCTCTTACAGCGCGGCCAAGGTGGCTGGCAGCAACCAGAAGATCGGCACCTTCAGTTTTGGCGGCACCTTCGACCTGACGCGGGTGGGAAGCGGCCTGAAGCTGACGTGCTCCAGCATGCACATCACGCCCAACCTCGACGCGCTGCCGTACAGCACTTGCAACTACGCCGCGCTGAAGGGGAACCACAACATCGCGGGAACGACCTTCAGCGTGGACAACGCGACGTTGCAGCGGCTGAGCAGCACCGAGGGGAGCCTGACCCTGAGCGGCAGCGCTCTGGTCGGAGACACGGGCGGCAACGGCGCGATCACCGCGCCCAACTCCACCTTCACGCTCCGGGCGAGTGCCGACGACGACAAACTGACGCTCCAGACCGGCACGATCTCGCAGCAGGTACAGAACGGCACCGACAACGGTCTGAATATCAAATTCCCCGGCAAGCAGAGCGACCTGACCGGCGTCGGCATCGCGGCGGTGGGCGCGGGCGTGGCCGGAACTGCCAACAAGGAACTGAATTTCGACAGCGGTGAACTGGCGGTCAGCGACAGCCTGACGATGCAGGTCAAGGGCACCTTCGGGCACGACGGCGGCAAGAGCTATTGGTACGTGCTGGCGAACGGCAAGGTCGATCCGTGCCTGAGCGTCATTCCCAAGACCTTCGAGGTGTGTCAGGTGTACGGCGGCCTAGCCTACAACCTCAACTGGAAGCAGGCAGACGGCTCGCTGGTGCAGTTCTCCAGCCTGACGACGCGCCCGCTCCCCGACAGCGGCCTGCATCTGGCAGTGGGTGTGGTCGGAGACGTGATCGACAAGCAGACGGTGAATCTGGCCGGTGTGGTGGTCATCAATCCACAGGCACTCAGCCTCGATTTCGGCGGCGACCTGTACCTGCTCAAGCCCTACGCCCAGGGTGCGCCTCAGGCCAGATTCGGTGGCACGCTGGGCAAGAGCGGCTTCTTCCTGTCGGCCTGTGTCGGGCCAGCCGCGCCGCTGCCCGGCAGCAAGCTCACCTGTTCGAATCTGCAACCGCTGAGCCTGGTGGATATCCTGAGTATCCAGGGCCGCGCTGACCTGAGCGTGGGGTACGGCGGCAAGACCTACTTCTATCTGGGAACCCACAACGCCCCAATTCAGGCCACCGTCGATCTGAAGCTCGCCAAATTCACGGTCAACGGCTACGTGATGACCGGGCAGCTCGACGGTCAGGGGCTGCCGCCGATTCCGGGGCTGAAACCGGCCACGGGCGTGGCAGCGGGGGCCGCCGTGGATTACGTGTACCACGAGAGCGGCAGTTCCAGCGTCCTGGTCTGCAAGGCCAAGTGGCACTTCGACGCGCACCTGTATTCCAGCGTGGACTCGGTGTACACCGTCTCGCCCTTCCAGCTCGCCGGAGACATGAAACTGGGCGCGAGTGCCTCGGTGGGCGGCTCGCTGTGTGGAGTCGGCGGAAGCGTGGGCGCGGGGATCGACCTGGGTGCCAGCTTCCTGCTGAACAAGGACTACGGCTACGTGGACGGCACCGCCCACGTCAATATCTCGCTGCCGGTGGTGCCCGACGTGGACGCCGACTTCCATGTACATGTGACCGTCTACGGCAAGGAGCCCTGA